One Portunus trituberculatus isolate SZX2019 chromosome 22, ASM1759143v1, whole genome shotgun sequence genomic window, GCTCTACCAATCCTTAAAGACTATTAGTGATGACGTAAcctaaagaaaacgtgaatataaccacaaaaaacacaaaacaatcaCTTGAAATGTACATCACCATCAGAGAGTTTAGGATTCGTCAATTTAAaacacatggagagagagagagagagagagagagagagagagagagaataaactgcATCTTATCTGGTATCAAATCATTTTCCTGAACGAGGCCATACAAAGATTACAGGATCAAAGGCAATGTTTACGATAGCCACCCTTATCTCAGCACTTTCTTGGGATGCCAGTGTGAAtactttttaacctcttcagtactgggacacatttttaccttgacttttgggtgtgaattgaccattttattaacatcaggaagggtctatagaggtcagaagattaatggccagtcttcactattctaatccctcacataagtttctgaaactgtataaaatcacctgaacctgaatgaatatgaaaccaCGTcgtagtactgaaggaattaaacttACATTCACCAGTACACCTTTTTTTCAATCTAAGAGAGGacaagtttttcttttcttttcaccttgaAAGTcaaatcatcctctctctctctctctctctctctctctctctctctctctgaacacagTCTACAAGCACTAGTCACTCCCAAGGGCTCTCTGTCAGAAGTTTGATCACCTTAACCTCCACTGGACATTTTAAGTTACCAAGGACACTCACACATCCCAGACAGTCTCTATACTAAATTACTATGCTGTAGATGTACTAAACAGGAGATAAAGTACATAAGCTACATGAGCTCAACTTAATACTGATAAGAAGGCATTGTTGTACCAGACgttagagagaaataagagtgtAGAGAACAAATAAATGATGGAATTAATTAACTTagataaaagacaaacaaaataaaatgtaagagaaaaagtaagagaaaaattaaactgTACTAGAcgagaaacatgaataaaaaaaaaatataaagcataaaacataaacaaaacactacaACTGAGaccagaaagataaaaaaaaaaaaaaatctagaaaacCTAAATTTTAccgagaaaaacaaacataacactAAAGAAAACGTATCAAGTTAACAGGGGGGACTCAATTATGACCCTCCGTTAACAGTTTACGCCCTTTCATCATAAGCAACCCCCGAATAGCGATGCCTGAGTGTGCGGCGGTAGAAGTCAGACAGATGGAAGCAGCAGATGACGAAGAAGGCAACGCAGGAGCAGCTGAGGGTGACGAGAGCAGCGCGCACCATGGTGGAAGTCTGTACTGGTAGGTACTGTCCAATCATCTACGGGAGAGAGATAAGTTAATGACAGGTTGtaacagaaggaagggagataaaactgGTTGAATTATAATGGCAAGTGAGATAGAAGATGGTGAGctaaggaacaaaggaaaatgGGGAGTATATCTTAACTTACAGGAGAGAGTTAAAAAGTTACAGAAGGAAAAGAGTTctagatgaatagagagagaggtaagttaATGACAGGTTATcgcagaaggaagagagataaagcagGTTGAATTATATTGACAAGAGGGATAGAAAATGGTGAGCTAAGGAATAAAGGATAATGGGAAGAAGTTTAACCTACAGGGAGAGAGTTAAAAAGttacagaaggaagagagaactaGCTGAGTTATtgtggagaaaggaggaaaataagataaaggtgAGGTAATGACTAGATaacaagaaacgaaaaaaattaaCACTCAGGAATTAACTTCacaggacagagagaaagaaagatatagagaggtaaagaaaagaagtataTGATAAACACccgaaagacaaaagagaaaaaaaaagaaaaggagaaaaatataaagaaataagacgaagtacaaaaagataaaacatgagaaatagataagaaacaTATTAAAACAAATTGTATACCATTGAGACACTAAACTAATCCTTCTCACCCTCTTATCTAAGTTGGTGTAGCAGGAACCGCCCTTGTTGTTGGCAGAATTAAGACCCATGGCACTGCAGGTTAGCCTCAAGCCCTCAGCCATCGTGCAAGTCACCGCCAACATCAGGAGCATGGCTATCACGATGCCAGTCAAGGAGAAGGCCGATGTGTAGGTCAGGTCCTTTGTGCTTCTAACCTGCAGGAGAGTTAAGGTCAATGAGTGTAGATAAGTGTCTCAGTTTAGGAGgaatgtgtgtgagggagagtgaaatatgAGTCcgaattcagaaacgctttgctctctcaccactactattttcgaaggtcacagagatgattagcgggttttcaagagtgtttctccagttgataatgttgaagtattgtcactctgcctctagaatcgtaaaaacgccttaaaaaaaacttgtgtaagtataaataaagccttttgaaatagtggaggtgaaacatagaagggtttgagaatacgagctacTGAGTGAGGAGTCtcgaggagtgagggagtgcaAGGTGTTGTGATGGAGTGTGAGGCCATGGAGttctgagggagggagagcatgGAAGGAGTATGAGGGAGTGGTTGAGGGagggtgtgtgggagtgtgatAGCTGAAAAATTgataaggctctctctctctctctctctctctctctctctctctctctctcacaatatcACCCACAAAAACAGTGATCTTGGCACACCTGAGAGGCAATCTATCAGTGGGTTCTCACCTGCCCTTGGCCTCACCTTGACTGTGTAGACGAGGCCAGCGAGGAAGGCTATGATGATGGACACCACTGTTCCGTACGTCACCCAGTTACACACGGATACTGAAGTCCCAAACTGGTACACAACAACGGATGAGGCGGTCTGTGAGGAGAGAGTGGTTGAAAAATTGACTGATTGCTTGAATAAATGACTGCTTGACTAACTGGCTGATTGACTAGATtaactgactggctaactgacttaCTTGCTCGAAACGTGTGCGTAAGCTAACCATTTATGTCACGTATCAACATTTACGCCACCAACTCCATATACCtttcttgatgtcaataaaatcgtgtaatcacacccaaaaactcacgataaaaatgcatcccggtactgaaggggttaaggacaaggaacacacaacacaccttaGAGTAGAGGAAGCAGGAGTTCATCTCGGAGTTGGCCCAGTACTCGGTGATGACGCCCTGGCAGATGGCACCCACAATGCCACACAGGATGCCAATGATGTACAGCAAAGGCATTCCCATCTTGGCCATCACGTCCCACcagtcaccttcctcctccatctcatccCTATGTCCTTCGCGGCGACCTACGGCAAGGGAAAGCGAGTTAGTGtcaataagaacaaaagaatagaagaaaatagtgaGTCTGTGTGAAGTTTACCtatgtatttccatttttcatgctcagttttctagttttcttttagcTATTTACtcccattgttatttttattcaatttcttccTTATGATTCGCTGGGCAAGTTACTCGTTGAATCTGAATCTTCCAAAGCTGAAACTCAcagtctgcttctgtatttccatcttcctacgacttgacttctttcaagaggggaatttaaagacatttttccctttatttcgaCTGACCCTTTAATCTGCAAGGGGGCTGGTAATTAAGTgggctttttataattttttggatgctcttggccagtttctcctcttacataaaaaaagttaaGTGAAAAGAACTGTCTCCCTTTAACAGAATATCATTGCACTAAGTAGGTCAAGACTCGTATAGTAGgaacatcagaaaaaaatatgggaagGGGCTATAAACAGGGCTTCTAACATTCACACCTACACGTGGTACTCCTTGTATGAAAGACTTCCCCGTGTTAAcatctatcatcctcatccgtTAATCTATCCTTTTTAATCCCCCTAATGACTTGACACTAACAAGGTGATTACTCATTGTGAAACGCTTTGCactgttttcaaaagccacagggaTTATTGACTGAGTTATAAGTAATGATATTTTTCTTGCTGATGCCAAATATTTGTTGAACCTTCactaaaatcattaaaaaataacTGTTCAGAAGCCAATACCTTTAAATGCAGTCTGTTCAAAGTTTTCTTGCTAAAGTTTGAACAATTTGAAAATGCATTCTGACAACAAATATTTAgcagggaaaacaaacaaatgggTAATGTATTAGGAAGTGTtgctggacagagagagagagagagagagagagagagagagagagagagagagagagagagagagagagagagagagagaatataagactAATTACAAGAGTATTGATAAGGCGAAGATAACACAAGCAGCAGACACACAAAGGTTAATGAACAAAAGACAGTGAAATGGAACTTAATTGAACTGTATAGATGTGTGTGAGAATgagaacgacaaaaaaaaacaaaagcaacaacaacaacaacaacaacaacacgaccatcaccaccacgaccaccaacaacaagaacaacaattaaaacatgaaaaaaagatcagATAAAACACCAATATACTACgtaacttttctctccctttccattaaccatcctttgctttctctctcatcttccttagtctCTTCCTGCGCATGTCTGCCTCTAATGTTTATGACTATGATCCCCAGCGGAGTAATACAGGAACACAGGTACCCGCGGGGCCTACACCAGAGTGCCGTGCCCTTATCAGACTGCGTAGCGGCGATAAACACTGGTTCCGGCTAAAGAAATTACTCTGCGGTGCGTCATGAGTGTTAataaaggtgatggtggtgatggtggtggtgatggtggtgatggtggtggcgatggtggtatgAGTTATGATTATAAACTGCGATTATTATTGTGGGGATtactttactaccaccaccagtactattactgctactacaactaatactactattactactactattactacttctactattactacaactcctactactacaataataacaacaactactactactactcctactgagacaacaacaaaaaaaaaaaaaaaaacgaaaagaggaggaacaatcaaaagaaaggagaaaggcataacaagaagaataaaagcctgaagaagaaacagaaacacgaGAAGTAcaagaataacataaaaaaagaagttataaaaagcgggtccaaggggtctccaagcacacgagttcgaattctgtccacggtcctagtgtaggatgggcttcctcaatcggggcaagggtttcctagagggtgggcttgctttgagataggaggcaccctaaaaagtatcccctttagtccataaataaaagaaaatagaaataataagcaCGAAATAATATCAAGCACCGTGTctttggtttttatttattcaaaagaaaaaaatatattctaacATTCTGTGACAAACCTGTAAATTCATTAACCAAATATAAGTTCGCATTATTCTTTCCATTAACGattcctttacttatttactcGTACTCACAAGGCTTTCTGTCTTCGTCCTCTCATCCTTACTCTGTCCAACCcactaatgcaaaagttaaccagtactctcaataattaatacctttctctggtatactctggaactccctgcctgctttcgtattttcaatttcctatgacttgacttcatttgagttttcaagacatttatcccttttttttcgctaactctctcagatctgtaagggaactggcaagtaagtggacctttttttaatCGTTTTATGCTTCCTTTGACGAGCTTTCACCTCTTATATAGAAATAAACATAAGAAACGAGAAAACTTCACATAAACACCTACAAACATTGGTTCATATAAGATAATGTTACTGCGTTCATTCACACAAGGGCGGCGGACAAAAGTGGAGGCTATATCTGGGTTGTATTAACACTCCTTATCTTGCCTGTTAGGGCTTAGAGCGGAATACAATAGATCCGGGTTGTGCTCTGTAAATAAGTACTCTAAACTATTTACACTTGCGCTCAAACATGTAAAGACTTTTGAAttgctcccctctctctctctctctctctctctctctctctctctctctctctctctctctcgttcggtTAATTAATTCACACCGCGTCAAAATGAATGGTCTTTTTCATAATGCATTGGCTATTTGATGACGTTAACTCGTAATTCGTGAGGCTATTTCATAATGTGATGGCCGGATGAATGTGATTTGAATTGGCAATGgttgtttatatgtgtgtgtttgtgtgtgtgtgtgtgtgtgtgtgtgtgtgtgtgtgtgtgtgtgtgtgtgtggcatagaAATATTCGCTAAACTAAcacaaataaacatgaaaaagaaccACAACatgaatttacacacacacacacacacacacacacacacacacacacacaaaataaagactCACCCATGTTGCCGTGtgtcacttttctcttctttttccttttgtttcccttttttacaAATCAGACAACTTTCCAGTGGCTTGCTTTCCTTCAGCACTACTCACTCTTCTATTTGAACCCGTAATAAACACGCTTGAATCTTCCTTATGCACTTCTATTAGGACTGACGGGGCGACGAGGAGGGGCTGGTGTTGTCTGGGTGGTGACTGAAAGGCCGTGTTTTATCAACGGTTTACCTGCACGAGGGTCTTATCTCTCATTATGACGCTAGATTAGATATTAGAAGTGTTATCGTTTGACTCACTAAAGCCTCGTCTCGTGTGACAGCCGCGTAGAAACTGGTATAGTACAAAAGACTAGTCAGGGTTTTCCTATTGCATGTTTCCTGTTGGGTAGTTGTTTTGGGGGATAAAAAAGACGTGGGACTTTTGTAATTGAAGTCTGgttatttccttgtgtgtgtgtgtgtgtgtgtgtgttagctcgTTCAGTCCTTTACATTGCCAGTGAGTCTTGACAGTGTTAAGGCGCGTCCACACAGTCAAACAATATGCGACGGGAAAACATTGTCACCATATCAAAGGAGAAGCATGATGACTGTATTCTATTTAACTTCTTCAGAGaccggcatctcagtgggcccttttttctaatcatttatttttttgcccttggccagtgatccctcttacatgaaaaagaaaaaggactacAACTTACACCATTGCTACAACTGACGCAAAATACACGTTGATAACCAAGAAACGGTGAAGAGAGATGACGCaccgaaagagaaggaagaaaaagggaagaaaaaagaaatgaaacaggaataaaagaacgcgcttgagagagagagagagagagagagagagagagagagagagagagagagagtaaaagcacGTAAGCATATACCGAGAATACAACATGCTATCGTGTTCAGCCAAGAAACACTAAGGAGAGAtgaaacacgaaataaaaagaagaaagaaaagaatgaaggaagaaaaaaaaaagacgagagaatatgtgaaagaggaaaaagtacaaGCACGTAAGCACAGATCGAGATTACAAGTTATCACATCCTGACAAAACGAGTAGAAAAAATCATGGAACTGTAATCACTTGTGTTCCTGTCACCTTGCGCCACACTCCTCTGCCTCGCTGTCTGTATACACGCGGACatgcccctccttccctcccccaccctctccccaCAGCAAGATAACAAACTGATAAAGATAACACGATCGTAGGGAGTCAGGCAGGCATGGTTCCTgttacctccctcccttggccttctgattcttttttctatttgagtCTACCCATAATTTGCCTCCGTTTTTTTCGTGTTCATGTTGGTAGGAAGACGCAACGAAGAATTGAACGTATTTGAGTTGTTTAGATTTATATAATGGCAAAAGTcgtgaaggacacacacacacacacacacacacacacactctctctctctctctctctctctctctctctctctcaattgattTTCGATCTTGCCTGTCTCGATGGGTGAAGAAGCGTTTCCTCTCGTAAAACTAACTTACATAACACGACCTTGTCATATCCAcgtcccctccttctctctctctctctctctctctctctctctctctctctctctctctctctccacgtgcaACCTTGACAGTCACCGCCCAATCTGTTGCTACATTTACAAGCTATATCTTCCTGCGAGACTCGTGTGGCATAGCGGGGCGAAAGCAGAAGACAAAGCATGTCAGCCTTTAATGCCCCTCGCTACACCGCCTCTTTTGCTTGGAGGCCCCTCACCACTACCAATGTCGCATCTCCATTATCGCGTGGAGTGGTGAGTTTGGTGATAGTACTTCAGATATCAAAGAGTAGCGTAGTTAGAGCGATATATTCCAAagcacttctgtgcttcaccttcactatttcaaaaggtttcaTATAAATTGACATGAGACTTTTATGGTGTTTtccggttctagaggcagagtgacaagattttttatattttcaactAGAGAAACACTTGGAAAtcacgctaatcatctctatgaccttcgaaaatagttgtggtgagagaataaagcgtttttaagcaagttttcacggttctagaggcagattgacaagattttgacattattaactggaagaACGCTTTAGAAAACCCCTCTAATTATCTgcgtggctttggaaaatagtcttggtgagagagcaatgtgTTTCTCAATTCGGACCTTAAAGAgatattctaaaacactcttGTCGCAGCTTCACTACACTCGATAGCCTCTTGTTGAAGTTACACTGGTTCTTGAATGTGATTTAATGTTAATAATGGCAGATTAAGAagactagtcatctctgtggtctttgaagattgccgtggtgagagagcaaaacatatTAGTTGTCCTCTTGTTAACATTTAGACCTATGTAAGAAAACGAATTTGCTagtacacacacagaagagatgAATTTTGTCTTTCCGAAGCAAAATCAAAAGCCTGAGGACTTCAGAGCTCAACTTGTGCAGCTCAAACACTTATTAAACcgtccactcctctctctctctctctctctctctctctctctctctctctctctctctcct contains:
- the LOC123507530 gene encoding uncharacterized protein LOC123507530, with the translated sequence MGRREGHRDEMEEEGDWWDVMAKMGMPLLYIIGILCGIVGAICQGVITEYWANSEMNSCFLYSKTASSVVVYQFGTSVSVCNWVTYGTVVSIIIAFLAGLVYTVKVRSTKDLTYTSAFSLTGIVIAMLLMLAVTCTMAEGLRLTCSAMGLNSANNKGGSCYTNLDKRMIGQYLPVQTSTMVRAALVTLSCSCVAFFVICCFHLSDFYRRTLRHRYSGVAYDERA